The following proteins come from a genomic window of Rutidosis leptorrhynchoides isolate AG116_Rl617_1_P2 chromosome 10, CSIRO_AGI_Rlap_v1, whole genome shotgun sequence:
- the LOC139870265 gene encoding heat shock 70 kDa protein 3-like: protein MVVLKHGGIIKEFSAEEISSLILKNLKAAAEAFLGTPVTDAFITVPAYFSDKQRQATKDAGTLACLNVLRLISEPTTAAIAYALVLCVVKKRPKEKNVMVFYLGGGTFDVSLMTICKECTIKVKAVRGDTHLSGEDFDKAMVDYCVKEFKKKERKVIRKNAKAMVRLKVACEQAKRYLSSATGTTIDIDSLYEGTDLVMEFTQAKFEELNVGFFKKCIEHLKHCLSDGKMDKNDVDDIVLVGGSTRIPKVQQMLMEFFDEKLVCKELMRMKRWFMVHRCWLHVKN, encoded by the coding sequence ATGGTCGTTCTTAAACACGGTGGCATAATCAAGGAATTTTCCGCTGAAGAAATCTCTTCGCTAATTTTAAAGAATTTGAAAGCGGCTGCTGAAGCATTCCTTGGAACACCCGTGACAGATGCTTTCATTACCGTCCCTGCTTATTTCAGTGACAAACAACGACAAGCAACAAAGGATGCTGGTACACTTGCTTGCCTTAACGTCTTGCGGTTAATTAGTGAGCCTACAACAGCGGCAATTGCCTACGCTTTAGTCTTATGTGTTGTCAAAAAACGCCCGAAAGAGAAAAATGTGATGGTCTTCTATCTGGGTGGTGGTACGTTTGACGTGTCACTTATGACTATCTGTAAGGAGTGCACAATTAAAGTTAAAGCGGTGCGCGGTGACACTCATTTGAGTGGAGAGGATTTTGATAAGGCTATGGTTGATTACTGCGTAAAAGAATTTAAGAAAAAAGAGAGGAAAGTTATCAGAAAAAATGCAAAAGCAATGGTAAGATTGAAAGTTGCATGTGAGCAAGCAAAGAGGTATCTATCCTCGGCAACTGGGACGACTATTGATATTGATTCCTTGTATGAGGGAACTGATCTTGTAATGGAATTTACACAGGCAAAGTTCGAGGAGCTAAATGTTGGTTTCTTCAAGAAGTGTATTGAGCATTTGAAGCATTGTTTGAGTGATGGGAAAATGGACAAAAATGATGTCGATGATATAGTCCTTGTTGGTGGGTCGACTCGTATCCCTAAGGTACAACAAATGCTAATGGAATTCTTTGATGAGAAGCTAGTCTGCAAAGAATTAATGCGGATGAAGCGGTGGTTTATGGTGCATCGGTGTTGGCTGCATGTTAAGAATTGA